Proteins encoded together in one Lathyrus oleraceus cultivar Zhongwan6 chromosome 5, CAAS_Psat_ZW6_1.0, whole genome shotgun sequence window:
- the LOC127083785 gene encoding aspartic proteinase PCS1, whose protein sequence is MIHPTPTEQNASSFGLSLFLSFLSAPFPLVSHFLLLLFTFFIYINTTQHNTTQPKPQPFKNTLFPMALLLSQHSNMFLFLFFFLIFSSINPSLQTNSLSIFFPLTSLSLPTNTASKMLYTSQLFSSSKRNNNNTQIKAPSYNYKFSFKYSMALIVNLPIGTPPQVQPMVLDTGSQLSWIQCHKKAPPTASFDPSLSSTFSNLPCTHPLCKPRIPDFTLPTSCDQNRLCHYSYFYADGTYAEGNLAREKFTFSRSVSTPPLILGCATESTDPRGILGMNLGRLSFAHQSRITKFSYCVPTRQTRPGFSPSGSFYIGYNPNSKLFKYIKMSIFPERQRMPNLDPLAYTIPLQGISIGGKKLSISPAVFRADAGGSGQTMIDSGSEFTYLVGEAYDKVRADVVRAVGSRMKKDYVYGGVADMCFDSKNAVEIARLIGEMVFEFERGVEVVIPKERVLADVGGGVHCVGIGSSDKLGAASNIIGNFHQQNLWVEFDLVNRRVGFGRADCSRLGK, encoded by the coding sequence ATGATCCACCCCACCCCAACCGAACAAAACGCGTCTTCTTTTGGCCTTTCTCTGTTCCTCTCTTTTCTTTCCGCCCCATTTCCACTTGTTTCTCACTTCCTACTACTACTATTCACCTTTTTCATCTATATAAATACAACACAACATAACACAACACAACCAAAACCTCAACCCTTCAAAAACACACTCTTTCCCATGGCCTTGTTATTGTCGCAACATTCTAACAtgtttctctttctcttcttttttctCATCTTCTCCTCCATTAATCCCTCTCTTCAAACAAACTCACTCTCCATTTTTTTCCCTTTAACATCACTCTCTCTCCCCACAAACACTGCCTCAAAAATGCTCTACACATCTCAACTATTCTCATCTTCAAAacgcaacaacaacaacacacaAATCAAAGCCCCTTCTTATAACTACAAATTCTCTTTCAAATACTCCATGGCTCTCATCGTTAACCTCCCCATTGGAACACCACCGCAGGTTCAACCAATGGTGTTGGACACAGGTAGCCAACTCTCATGGATTCAGTGTCACAAAAAAGCACCTCCAACGGCGTCGTTTGATCCTTCTCTCTCTTCCACTTTCTCTAACCTCCCTTGTACTCATCCTCTCTGTAAACCACGAATTCCCGATTTTACCCTCCCAACTTCTTGTGACCAGAACCGTCTCTGCCATTACTCCTACTTTTACGCAGACGGCACTTACGCTGAGGGTAATCTCGCCAGAGAAAAATTCACATTCTCTCGTTCCGTTTCTACCCCTCCTCTCATCCTCGGTTGCGCTACAGAATCTACTGATCCCAGGGGTATTTTAGGAATGAACCTCGGACGGTTATCCTTCGCTCACCAATCGAGAATTACAAAATTCTCCTACTGTGTTCCCACTCGTCAAACCCGGCCCGGATTCTCTCCATCCGGATCTTTCTACATCGGTTACAACCCGAATTCAAAATTGTTCAAGTATATCAAAATGTCGATTTTTCCCGAACGTCAACGCATGCCGAACCTCGATCCTCTAGCCTACACCATCCCGTTGCAAGGAATAAGCATCGGTGGGAAAAAACTAAGCATATCACCGGCGGTTTTCCGTGCGGACGCTGGTGGGTCAGGTCAAACCATGATTGACTCCGGATCCGAGTTCACTTATTTAGTTGGGGAAGCTTATGATAAAGTGCGGGCAGATGTAGTTAGAGCTGTGGGGTCCAGAATGAAAAAAGACTACGTGTACGGCGGAGTAGCTGACATGTGTTTCGATAGTAAAAATGCAGTTGAGATCGCACGGTTGATAGGTGAGATGGTATTTGAATTTGAAAGAGGCGTGGAGGTTGTGATTCCAAAGGAGAGAGTACTTGCTGACGTGGGTGGTGGGGTCCACTGTGTTGGGATTGGAAGCTCCGATAAATTAGGTGCAGCAAGTAACATTATTGGGAATTTTCATCAGCAAAATCTATGGGTAGAATTTGATCTAGTGAATCGTAGAGTGGGTTTCGGTAGAGCTGATTGTAGCAGATTGGGGAAGTAA